The following coding sequences are from one Leptospira mayottensis 200901116 window:
- the serS gene encoding serine--tRNA ligase yields MLDLRYITENTEDLKKVLELRGFKEVGIIDELKLIIQRKRELQREADVLREERNKVSKEVGRIKQSGGDITEISASVKLVGEKIKEIETKLEQEENALININLGLPNILDPKVPDGKSEHDNVVQYEVGKIPSFSFLPKPHFEIGETLNWINFEKGVKLSGARAYTYWKDGAKLERALMNFMLDIHTKEHGYTEVWVPSMVNDESMTATGQYPKFKDEFYRIEKDELNLIPTAEVPLTNLYRDEIIPEDQLPISVTAHTSCFRREAGSYGKDTRGLVRVHQFQKVELVKFCKPEDSEEEHKKMLSHAENILKKLELPYRVIILCSGDISANSSITYDIEVWMPGLNRYMEISSVSNFRDFQARRGKIRYKSKDGKNQLVHTINGSGLALGRTYAAILENFQDANGTVHIPEVLKSYF; encoded by the coding sequence ATGCTTGATTTGCGTTATATCACTGAAAACACAGAAGACTTGAAAAAAGTTTTAGAACTCAGAGGATTTAAAGAAGTCGGAATTATAGATGAACTGAAGTTGATCATTCAAAGAAAACGTGAGCTTCAAAGGGAAGCGGACGTTCTTAGGGAAGAGAGAAACAAAGTTAGCAAAGAAGTGGGAAGGATCAAACAATCCGGCGGGGACATTACCGAAATATCTGCATCCGTAAAACTTGTAGGAGAAAAAATCAAGGAAATAGAAACCAAGCTTGAACAGGAAGAAAACGCTCTCATCAATATTAATTTAGGACTTCCTAATATTCTTGATCCTAAGGTTCCCGATGGAAAATCCGAACACGACAACGTGGTTCAATACGAAGTTGGAAAAATTCCTTCCTTTTCTTTTCTTCCAAAGCCTCATTTCGAAATCGGTGAGACTCTGAATTGGATTAATTTTGAAAAAGGAGTAAAACTTTCCGGAGCAAGAGCTTATACATACTGGAAAGATGGAGCGAAATTAGAAAGAGCTTTGATGAATTTTATGTTGGATATTCATACGAAAGAACACGGTTATACCGAAGTTTGGGTTCCTTCTATGGTGAACGACGAATCGATGACGGCGACGGGGCAATATCCTAAATTTAAAGATGAATTTTATAGAATCGAAAAAGACGAACTTAACTTGATTCCAACTGCGGAAGTTCCTCTTACGAATTTATATCGGGACGAGATCATTCCGGAGGATCAACTACCGATTTCCGTAACAGCGCATACTTCCTGCTTTAGAAGAGAGGCCGGATCTTATGGAAAAGATACTCGCGGACTTGTTCGGGTGCATCAGTTCCAAAAGGTGGAGCTTGTAAAGTTTTGTAAGCCTGAAGATTCGGAGGAAGAACATAAAAAAATGCTTTCTCATGCGGAAAATATTCTCAAAAAGTTGGAACTTCCATATCGAGTTATCATTCTTTGTTCGGGAGATATTTCCGCAAACTCTTCGATTACCTATGATATCGAGGTTTGGATGCCGGGTTTGAATCGATATATGGAAATTTCGTCCGTATCGAATTTCAGGGACTTTCAAGCGAGAAGAGGAAAAATTCGTTATAAATCCAAAGATGGAAAAAATCAGCTTGTACATACTATCAATGGTTCAGGACTTGCTTTGGGAAGAACCTATGCAGCAATTTTGGAAAATTTCCAGGATGCGAACGGAACAGTTCATATTCCGGAAGTATTAAAATCCTATTTTTAG
- a CDS encoding TatD family hydrolase: MVSIVDTHCHLDIIQSEGLKIADSLRNAAESGVKKIIQIGIDLESSLRARSIANEYSNDFLEIRYSIGCHPTETHEFPNKDEILEFIYKNLDDPKLSAIGEIGLDYYHTADTKKQQEEILESFLECSFKTGLPVVIHSRDAKEDTVSILRNFRDRAFGVIHCFTYDYPTAKALIDIGYYISFSGIVAFKNATEIQEAAQKLPLECILIETDAPFLAPPPFRGKRNEPSYMRFILDKMFSLRQESNIEVENKLFENSIKFMNRKAYHHNA; the protein is encoded by the coding sequence ATGGTTTCTATCGTCGATACACATTGCCATCTTGATATTATACAATCCGAAGGTTTGAAAATTGCAGATTCTTTAAGGAATGCGGCCGAATCGGGCGTAAAAAAAATCATCCAAATCGGTATTGATCTCGAAAGTTCTTTAAGGGCTCGATCCATTGCAAACGAATATTCGAATGATTTTTTAGAGATTCGATATTCGATCGGTTGTCATCCTACGGAAACTCACGAATTCCCGAATAAAGATGAAATTCTAGAATTCATCTATAAAAATTTAGATGATCCTAAGCTCTCCGCAATCGGAGAAATAGGGTTAGATTATTATCACACCGCAGATACTAAAAAACAACAGGAAGAAATTCTGGAATCGTTTTTAGAATGTTCCTTTAAAACTGGATTGCCGGTTGTCATTCACTCACGCGATGCGAAAGAAGATACTGTTTCTATTTTAAGAAATTTTCGTGATCGAGCTTTCGGTGTGATTCATTGTTTTACTTATGATTATCCGACGGCCAAAGCGTTGATTGATATCGGTTATTATATTTCTTTTTCTGGAATTGTCGCTTTTAAGAACGCAACGGAAATTCAAGAGGCGGCTCAAAAACTTCCCCTTGAATGTATATTGATTGAAACGGATGCTCCATTTTTGGCTCCTCCCCCTTTTCGAGGAAAAAGGAACGAACCTTCTTATATGAGATTTATTTTAGATAAGATGTTTTCGCTCAGACAAGAATCCAACATCGAAGTGGAAAATAAACTTTTTGAGAATAGTATAAAATTTATGAATCGTAAGGCGTACCATCACAATGCTTGA
- a CDS encoding M23 family metallopeptidase → MDIKATFALIYYRLRYKYQEYKLKLDLKLSELNRKGKERLTVMVIPHSEQKTINFHISYRAISIFIGTVFILLIISSINVLSHSGSVHQLTELNLSNKDFIRQSAKMKEEINSLHEYVEYYYGRLARLYIRLGGDPAKVSKGIGGAEQLSTQPPSIIEPKPINFQTDDLPEGAAVFRLKEDVHNLKISNELTQDIISILKKRKNILKQTPSIWPVKGYVLYPYGSYFNPISGRREYNNGVDIGSFAGSEVLATAPGTIYEIGYTKNTGHFVKVSHKYGWKTIYSNMDRLKVKQGQQVSKTEVIGFVGKTEASPNYMLHYEIHVGTRAINPFAFLNQIQD, encoded by the coding sequence GTGGATATTAAAGCAACTTTCGCACTCATCTATTATAGACTTCGTTATAAGTATCAAGAATACAAGCTCAAATTGGATTTAAAACTTTCTGAGCTCAACAGAAAAGGAAAAGAAAGACTTACCGTGATGGTAATTCCTCATTCCGAACAAAAGACCATCAATTTTCACATTTCTTATAGAGCGATTTCAATTTTTATCGGGACTGTTTTTATTCTTCTTATTATTAGTTCGATCAATGTATTAAGTCATAGTGGTTCCGTTCATCAACTTACAGAACTTAATCTTTCCAATAAGGACTTTATTCGTCAATCGGCCAAAATGAAAGAAGAGATCAATTCTCTTCACGAGTACGTAGAATATTATTACGGAAGATTAGCTAGACTCTATATAAGATTAGGCGGTGATCCCGCAAAAGTTTCCAAAGGAATCGGCGGAGCGGAACAACTTTCCACGCAACCTCCTTCTATTATAGAACCGAAACCTATAAATTTTCAGACCGATGATCTTCCGGAAGGTGCAGCTGTTTTTAGACTGAAAGAAGATGTTCACAATTTAAAAATCAGCAACGAACTTACACAAGATATTATTTCGATACTTAAAAAGAGAAAAAATATTCTCAAACAAACTCCCTCTATTTGGCCCGTAAAAGGTTATGTTCTTTATCCTTACGGTTCCTATTTTAATCCAATTTCCGGAAGAAGAGAATATAACAATGGAGTTGATATCGGATCTTTTGCTGGTTCGGAAGTTCTCGCGACCGCGCCCGGAACCATATATGAAATCGGTTATACAAAAAACACAGGTCATTTTGTAAAAGTTTCTCATAAATACGGATGGAAGACGATTTATTCGAACATGGATCGTTTGAAAGTGAAACAAGGCCAACAGGTTTCCAAGACCGAAGTTATCGGTTTTGTCGGAAAAACAGAAGCTTCTCCGAACTATATGCTTCATTACGAAATCCACGTTGGGACAAGAGCAATTAATCCGTTTGCTTTCCTCAATCAAATTCAGGACTGA
- a CDS encoding bactofilin family protein, which translates to MATTEEHLIVNSIIGEGAEFSGDFKLTGLLRIDGIFRGSIKTEGKVLIGKSGIVDTDIKARIVVAGGEINGNIYASERVTLLASCRMKGDIVSPRIVMEEGVQFEGNCKINPVAH; encoded by the coding sequence ATGGCAACAACAGAAGAACACTTAATCGTAAATAGTATCATTGGCGAAGGCGCCGAATTCAGCGGAGATTTTAAACTCACCGGGCTCTTGAGAATCGATGGAATTTTTCGCGGTTCCATAAAAACCGAAGGAAAAGTCCTAATCGGTAAATCTGGAATCGTCGATACCGATATCAAAGCCCGAATTGTCGTCGCTGGCGGTGAAATCAATGGGAATATTTACGCGAGCGAACGAGTTACTCTACTTGCTTCTTGTAGAATGAAAGGAGATATCGTATCTCCTAGAATCGTAATGGAAGAAGGGGTACAATTCGAAGGCAATTGTAAAATCAACCCAGTTGCACATTGA
- a CDS encoding YaaR family protein yields MKVLIPPYQPPRKETETRQTSKGKKNEISSLNGSNFSNQTEAIEPATSSSFLDILEEIVPSGSETTKDLNALWKELPDIEKRFLDLPSIENLEAYQKHIQAITKAVIDQNMRVETLSRRMKGEAKKIYHVVKIIDEKIQILAELIMNEGNSAFKLLKSLTDIRGLLLDIQE; encoded by the coding sequence TTGAAAGTACTTATACCTCCTTATCAACCACCTAGAAAAGAAACAGAGACCAGACAAACTTCCAAAGGCAAGAAGAATGAAATCTCTTCCTTGAATGGAAGTAATTTTTCAAATCAAACCGAAGCAATTGAACCGGCGACCTCATCCTCTTTTTTAGATATTTTAGAAGAAATCGTTCCTTCCGGATCCGAAACGACAAAAGATTTAAACGCTCTTTGGAAGGAACTTCCCGACATTGAAAAAAGATTTTTGGATCTGCCTTCCATTGAAAATTTAGAAGCATATCAAAAACATATTCAAGCCATTACAAAAGCCGTGATCGATCAGAATATGAGAGTGGAAACTCTTTCTAGAAGGATGAAAGGAGAAGCCAAGAAGATCTATCACGTCGTGAAGATCATCGATGAAAAAATTCAAATTCTCGCCGAACTCATTATGAACGAGGGAAACTCTGCTTTTAAACTTCTAAAATCACTGACGGATATCCGGGGGCTTTTGTTGGATATTCAGGAATAG
- a CDS encoding transposase, which produces MVIVDKNGIPISAGIESASPHESKLSEGPIIRKKVKSKIKDLVGDLAYDSDPLDEYLKKKYKVNLIAPHKSNRKKKKTQDGRKLRKYRGRWKIERTFSWLQNFRRFATRYERNDQNFYGILILACIMVVIRSF; this is translated from the coding sequence ATGGTTATCGTCGACAAAAATGGTATTCCTATCTCCGCCGGGATTGAAAGTGCTTCGCCGCATGAAAGCAAGCTCTCAGAAGGCCCAATCATCCGCAAAAAAGTCAAAAGCAAAATCAAAGATTTAGTCGGAGATCTTGCTTACGATTCTGATCCTTTAGATGAATATCTTAAAAAGAAATATAAAGTAAATTTGATCGCTCCACACAAATCAAATCGAAAAAAGAAAAAGACACAGGATGGACGTAAGCTGCGGAAATATCGCGGAAGATGGAAAATTGAACGAACTTTTTCTTGGCTACAGAACTTCAGAAGATTTGCAACTCGATACGAACGAAACGATCAAAACTTTTATGGAATTCTGATACTCGCATGTATCATGGTCGTTATTAGGAGTTTTTGA